The genomic DNA CGCGTTTGTTGGGCATCTAGCATTAAAGTTTCTTGCattacacaaaacacacatcaaTGCACTATGCGGTTATTCTGTTTTATGTTGCGGTTGGGTTAACGTCGGCCGTAATTCCGGATGCTTCGGATGCGAGTGATTTATCGTCCGCCGGGGGACTATCGCTGCAGGCTAGGGCCGGGAATCGGCGCAGCAGTGCAGCACGATACTTTGGATGGCTGATACCGTAGACGATTGGATTGTAGACGGCATTCGCTTTGGCAAAGACTGAGCCCCAGATCGTTGCCAGTGGTGATATGTTGGCCGTTTTGAAGACTCCCGTGTAGTTGATGACGGTGTACGGAGTCCAGGCCATGAACCATAGCGATATGGTTACGAGCGCAATTTTGGCAAGCTTCATCTCGGTGCTTTTACCATCGTCTGAAGACCGTAGCGACTGGATGTTCATCCGTTTGGCTTGTTCACGCATGTTTTTCTCGTGCGCTGACACAGCCTGGCAGGGAGGGTGTAGGGTGTGGGGCATATTGTCAAATTAGTTTAGATATTAAAGTCAAACGCTAAACGCTCACTTACCTTGATGATAAAGACGTACGAATAGATGATGGTAAAGAGTGGAGTGTAGTACACAAACACCGAATACGCCAGAATGTAGGACTTGTGGAACCAATCGTCAGTGAGGTAATCGGTACCGCAGGCAGTCATATTTCCTTCCGGCACGTACCGATTCCAGCCCAACATTGGCAGGATGCCCCACACGACTCCGATAAGCCAGCACACTATGATGCGCAGTATGGCGCCAGTGTTGGTGAGCGGTTTACCGGCCAAACCTTTCACGATCACGTTGTACCGGTCGAGCGCAATCATGGTCATCGTCCAGATGGAGCAACATCCGAACAGCGAGCCGAAGAACGCGTACAGATCGCACATCAGCAGTCCCAGGACCCAGGTCTCGTACCAACAGTTGTACACCATGGTGAACGCGTTCGTTCCCATCATGAGAAAGTCCGACAGGGCGAGATTTACGACGAACAGGTTCGAGGGTGTCCGTAGAGATTTCGCGGTAGCGAAGATGTAGATCACCATACCGTTGCCAATGATCGAGACGACGCCCAGTACGAAAATGACAAACCCAATGATCGAGTGCCAGAGTGGATTCATTGGCGGAAACTGATACCAGTGCGGATCGACCAGATGCATAATTTCCGGTGGTACTTTGTCCACCACGGTCATATTGGATACCGGTTGGCCCCAGAGACCGGGCTGCTGCATCGGACCGTAGTATGGCATTTCGTGATCGTGAAGGCGTACGATGCAGCCGGAGTTCACTCGAGGAAATAGAACCGATTAAAAACTAGCGTCCCGACAGTTGGTTTCGGACGGGGTGGATCGCTCTTTTTAGACCAGCTCTATATCCACAAAAACACTGACCTATATCACAAACACTGCTCACTTTCTCCGTCTGCACTAAGGCACTGTTTGCACACCGAAGTCAGATGTCCGACTTGAGCAAAGTGGTAGAAAGCTGCAGATATTTATTGCATAGAATATGGCTAATCGAATTACTCACCTGCTTGGGCAAGGCGGCGAGTAGACCGTACGCATGAGCTAGAAAGATTAATGGCCAGAAGGTAATGTGTCCTCGTTAACGGTAACATTTTCcggcagttttttttgcaaacgaaaaaaacacacacacaaaaaatagtACACATTTTCAAAGGACGCACAGTTTCAGGAAGTGAGTGATGCGCTGGatggtttcatatttcatacCAACCGTTTTTCCCAATTATTTGCCCGGGTACTCATATTACTTTCCTAGTGTCCGGAGCATAAGAAAGAACGGCCAAGAATATTGCGGTTTGGCTAATGAGCTTCTCAACTGTGTTTAATATAATTTAGCACTAATTAGCTGTAAGGGGAACGAGCATGGGTATCCGGAGATTGGTAAATGTGTCAGACAATGACCTTAGGTTGGAGGGTAGTGCGATAGAGTCGGGTAAAGTAGGAAGAACGATAAGACGACTGATGTGGGGTTAGTAGATGAAGTAGGTGTGTATTGCGAATTGCAAAGATGTAGACCGGACCGTAGTtagaattgcatacttttaggcgagtttttttttagagtctgcaaataattttgtattttgctgtttcttaATGGACCTTCATGTTTTTGGGATTAATGTACATTGTACTAGTAGAACAAATTCAACTTTCTAAACtctaaaaaactaaaaaagaataatttttCATGAAATGGCTCTGATATGATAACGAGGCTCAGAGTCTCCATTGCGATGTGGAGCTATCGTTTAGGAGAGTGTACTTCATCTGACATCTTCATTAATTTATTGTGTAGGACGAGATATCCTGAATTGAGTCGCACAGAGACCtgattaaacattttaataaaaaaagttaGGCTATTTTGGATCTTAATAAAACTGACTGAAATATTGCTAACAAATTGTCTACACGAAAATGACTGAAGAAAGTCAATTATCCGAACCGGAGACCTAGATAGATCCTTGGTTAGCTCGGTGGCTTATAGAGACTTTGAGTTGACTTAATTTGGACATTCATGTTTTATGGCATTTGAGGAACACATTTTATAAATTGAAATAATGGCGTTGTTGTGACGCCATTTTTGTAagcatttttaatatttttacgaCCATTTGACGCCGATGATTTTGATCAAGATTGTCAGACATTTTCGTGATTAAAAGTACATAGAAAAGTTCTTGCTATGGGATGCGAATTTCCCATGAGACATTATACATACAAACTTCACATCCCACTTCCGGTGTATGTATTCCGGCTCCATTTGCTCATTGTATAACAATCACAGTAATTACCACTTCTTACGGTGGTGGTTAAGGAACTCCAGAAATGAATGTACCGCCGATGCTCATATTCATATAGCGGCACGTTACGTGGTGGTAAAGCAAAGGTGGCATCAAATTACGGCGTACGCATCGGTGACCTAATCCGCTAAACATGCTAATTTCGTAAACACCTTGTTGTCACCTACGACGTTGCAAGCGCAAAATGTACGGTTCATTCGCCGCTGTGTCAGTTTTGGTCAGGATAAGCGGATTGGCCGGATAAGTATTTTGTATGATCGGCTTACCGTGTGTGTCCGATATCAGATTTTGCTGTCCAACCAAATCTCGGGGCACTCCCCTTGGTGGATGAAATGTGTTAGGTCGCGGTTTTTTAGCAAAGCTAGGAAGTTGACACAGGATTTGTCGTCGATGCGTGCAGGACTAGTAGGGACTTTCGAAGATTTTCCAGGCCGTCTGCATGAAATGGGAAGTAAGGCACTACAATAATAATTACGGTGATCAGTACTCTCCGAAAAATTGGAGACGACAGACACGTTTGCTCCGGCTCCGGTGGACTCAATAGTGACAGAGTGCTCGACCCTTCTTGAAGTGAAGTTGAGGCAAACAGGCTTAGGAATAGTACAGTTGCTACGGATAAAACCATGAAAGGTTGTTCATTCCCTTTTCTATATTTCAAACGACAGGTAAGGACAAAACTTATTGTACCTTTAGCAGATTCTCGCTTATATTGCACCAGCGATCAGTCCTTCCTACGTTggtcttttttgtgtttgtgttgaggTAATGATGTCCACATGATGGGAGGATAGAAGTAGACAAAACGCATAAAAAGCAGAAGGGTAACAAAAGAGGTTTAACAACCTCGGATAAACAATAATTTCTCTATTTGACAATAGGTACATTTGGGTTCCTTGACATTGGCATTGTGGTGTGGcataaaaaaatgggaaaagtacAGAAGTTTATTTCCTGCAATGTTTTTTGTCTTATCATAAATGTGACCCTCACTATGTGTCagattttttggttggttcgaAATAACCTCCATGTTTGTTGCAAACTCATTCATTCATGCGGTTCACGATAATAACATTCGcatttccaaaaaaaagacTAGCTTTGGAAGGTGATGGAAGTTAAACTACAACGAATACCTCAGTGGATTACATTTAGCTCGCGGTTTTACGGAAATTAGTTGGGACCTTAGCCATGACTGTTACTGAcacatttttaacaattttttggCGATTTTGGTGGCCTGACTATCAATATCCAATGCATCTTGAAATTATTAGGGTTGTGTCCTTCGATAGATGTTTGCCCTTAACAATTTCGTTTGTCGCTGCTAAGGTCAGTTTGAAGTCTTCTGGATTGATTCTGGGTGCGCCGTGCAGGACATGTTGCAAAGATATTTTACACAAGCGCTCCCTCCAAATTGAAGTTTCCCCTTTCTGAATGTTTCTCGCGCAGAAGCATTCCTCTTAGACATAAAAGCTGAGTTTCGAAGAACAGTGAGCCTTGACAATCAGTGCACCAATACGGATATATAGTATATAGAATATTTGGGATAAAGTCCTTCGATAGAGACTTGCTCCGGGCGTATTTTTTGGATTCCAAAGTAAGTTGGGATTTTCTTTGATCGTACATGCGCCCAGGATGCAGGAAAACACCCAAGAAATACTAGGGTATTTTACACGACCGATGTCTCCAATTCCAGTCTCAACATATTGAATGTTTCTCTTATAGAAGCATTCCTCTTATACGTGAAAGCTGACTTTCGAAGAACAGTAAGCCTTGATGGTCAGTTCCCAATCCAGCTTTCATATAGAATAATTGGAATCAAAATCTTCGAAAAAGTTTTATCTAACACAATTCTATTGGTCACGGGTGAGGTCAGTACAGGACTCTCTTAGATCTAAATATATTATGTATAAGAGTCGTCTGTAGTTCCAGTCTCCACTGCACTTTGAATGATGCTCGTATAGAAGGACTAGACTCAGATTTTTTGGGCGTCCCTCGCTGTCGCTAACTGTCCCATAttggagcggtccggtggaaGAGACGGTAGTGGCCAAAGTCTTCACTtggcaggaccgggtatcGAATCCTATACGGAACTTAAAACGATATCGAATTCCAACGGAAAGATTAAAAATTTTGCTTAGATTATTTCTGTTCTCATGAAGTTATCGGGAAGAGCCTCACTATTTTTATATGGGGATAAAACTTATAGTGCAATCTTGGAATTCAAAATGGTACTACCTCCACAGCTTTGACTCTAGCTAACGCCAATACACTGAATACGAAGTAACAAAAAGGATGTAATAAAAAGGGCATGACACAAAGTCTAAAAGTCACCTGGATTGATAGCTAGGACCCTTGGCAATCGTAAAGCAAATTacttaaatcatttttttttaatacaccTGCAGTATATAAATGTTTACAATTCGAAGCATCGAAAATCTCTTTGCCAAATAAAGCTTTGGGTTATTAATTAACAACTCTAAAATTAATTCACTAAATGAGATAaccaaaaaatcgaaaaaaccCATTCGAACCATTACGATCGTAAACAGGCTGTTTTGGAGGCATTAAACGGGGATTCCCTAGATGGAGGGAAAAATgatgtacaaaacaaaatcgtcttAAACTCGCTCACCTTGGCACAGCTTTATGTATCCGTTTtgcaaaattattttcatCTGTTTGTGTTCCCACGTCCCGGACGCATCTCGCAATGGTCCAATGGTTTGGTGACGAATCTTCATTGTACATGGAGGATGTGTTTGTTAAAAACGGTCAATTTGAATACATTTACTGGTTCGTTACGGGCTTAtagaagtaaaacaaaaatggatttATATAAATTGCGAAGAAACAGTTTTCGCAAATGAGACGCAAATGGGGACgaaaaaagagaagcaaaaatctTCCCAATAATCATGCCCTTAATCTCTCATCACTCTTCTGCACATCCTTGCACATTTTCCTTGTCTTGCTTTGCAAACGCTACAACAATGgttaatttcttttctttccttgcATGCCCCTCTGCAGACTGTTTCTCGCCTGGTGTTCAGAGGTCGTGCCGTCTGTGTGTGCGCAGGCCCCGTAAATTACTTCTCTCATGGACGACCTTCTCGGTGCGTTTCTTTTGCCTTGCCAGGCACACACATATCCTCCCGCCTGCGAAGCGAACGAAACCCACGAAAAAGAACCATTTTCGTCGACCGACCAGCC from Anopheles stephensi strain Indian chromosome 2, UCI_ANSTEP_V1.0, whole genome shotgun sequence includes the following:
- the LOC118508310 gene encoding rhodopsin-like, which produces MPYYGPMQQPGLWGQPVSNMTVVDKVPPEIMHLVDPHWYQFPPMNPLWHSIIGFVIFVLGVVSIIGNGMVIYIFATAKSLRTPSNLFVVNLALSDFLMMGTNAFTMVYNCWYETWVLGLLMCDLYAFFGSLFGCCSIWTMTMIALDRYNVIVKGLAGKPLTNTGAILRIIVCWLIGVVWGILPMLGWNRYVPEGNMTACGTDYLTDDWFHKSYILAYSVFVYYTPLFTIIYSYVFIIKAVSAHEKNMREQAKRMNIQSLRSSDDGKSTEMKLAKIALVTISLWFMAWTPYTVINYTGVFKTANISPLATIWGSVFAKANAVYNPIVYGISHPKYRAALLRRFPALACSDSPPADDKSLASEASGITADVNPTAT